In Alphaproteobacteria bacterium US3C007, one genomic interval encodes:
- a CDS encoding F0F1 ATP synthase subunit C, whose product MEGDIVQMGAYIGAGLACTGMGGAAIGVGHVVGNFLAGALRNPSAAAAQTATMFIGIAFAEALGIFSFLVALLLMFAV is encoded by the coding sequence ATGGAAGGCGATATCGTACAAATGGGTGCTTACATTGGAGCCGGACTTGCCTGCACAGGCATGGGCGGAGCCGCAATCGGCGTTGGGCATGTAGTCGGAAACTTTCTGGCGGGCGCTTTGAGAAACCCATCCGCTGCAGCGGCACAAACAGCCACGATGTTTATCGGTATCGCGTTTGCCGAAGCATTGGGTATTTTCTCATTCCTCGTTGCTTTGCTGTTGATGTTTGCTGTTTAA
- a CDS encoding DmsC/YnfH family molybdoenzyme membrane anchor subunit, giving the protein MHPAPSVIIFTSLTGLGFGLLVFLGLGLPDTSGVVAFVFFAIAYLLAIGGLISSTFHLGRPERAIKAFLQWRSSWLSREAWLAVASLLVMAIYGAGLVFLDTRWGVLGVIGSALSLATVFSTAMIYAQLKTVPRWNTALTPLLFITLALTGGAILSGSVDTALLMLISAGIVQIVYWINGDQALARSGTSMASATGLAAMGTVKAFEPPHTGTNYLLREFVHIVGRKHAAKLRVIALILMIGTPTLFLSLPFNHWLALGAVATHIAGVFTSRWLFFAQAEHVVGLYYGKR; this is encoded by the coding sequence ATGCATCCAGCGCCTTCCGTTATTATTTTCACTTCGCTGACGGGCCTTGGCTTTGGGCTTTTGGTCTTTTTAGGGCTTGGCCTGCCCGATACTTCTGGAGTCGTGGCCTTTGTCTTCTTTGCAATCGCTTATCTGCTAGCCATTGGCGGTTTGATTTCCTCGACGTTCCATTTGGGGCGCCCCGAACGCGCAATTAAAGCCTTTTTGCAATGGCGCAGCAGCTGGTTGAGCCGCGAAGCGTGGCTGGCAGTGGCATCTTTGCTCGTGATGGCGATTTACGGCGCAGGTTTGGTGTTTCTTGATACACGCTGGGGCGTATTGGGCGTGATCGGTTCCGCCCTATCCTTGGCCACTGTGTTTTCAACAGCGATGATTTATGCGCAATTAAAAACCGTACCCCGCTGGAACACTGCCCTAACCCCATTGCTGTTTATCACGCTTGCTCTAACCGGAGGGGCAATCCTGTCTGGATCTGTGGATACGGCGCTTTTAATGTTAATTTCTGCCGGCATCGTTCAAATCGTGTATTGGATCAACGGCGATCAAGCTCTGGCCCGCTCTGGCACCAGCATGGCCAGCGCCACGGGATTGGCTGCCATGGGAACAGTCAAAGCCTTTGAACCACCGCATACAGGCACCAATTATCTGCTGAGAGAGTTTGTGCATATCGTGGGCCGCAAACATGCTGCAAAGCTACGCGTCATCGCGCTTATTTTGATGATTGGTACGCCAACTTTATTTTTGTCACTGCCCTTCAATCACTGGCTCGCGCTTGGCGCTGTGGCCACCCATATCGCGGGTGTCTTTACCTCTCGTTGGCTGTTCTTTGCTCAGGCGGAACATGTTGTTGGATTATATTACGGAAAACGATAG
- a CDS encoding metalloregulator ArsR/SmtB family transcription factor: protein MDQQIDLIFAAMADATRRNILTLLLEDDMAVSDVAEPFAISLAAVSKHLAILTRAGLISQEKRGRVKWCKLEPDAMRAASIWLQGFGQFDAVDLDQFEQFLKSELPASDF, encoded by the coding sequence ATGGACCAACAAATTGATTTGATCTTTGCAGCTATGGCAGATGCCACGCGGCGCAACATCCTAACGCTTTTGCTCGAAGATGATATGGCAGTGAGCGATGTCGCCGAACCTTTCGCAATATCTTTGGCGGCCGTGTCCAAACATTTGGCTATTTTAACGCGCGCTGGATTGATCAGCCAAGAAAAACGCGGCCGGGTGAAATGGTGCAAACTTGAACCGGATGCGATGCGTGCTGCCAGCATATGGCTGCAAGGGTTTGGGCAATTTGACGCTGTAGATCTTGACCAGTTCGAGCAGTTTCTCAAATCAGAATTGCCCGCAAGCGATTTTTGA
- a CDS encoding F0F1 ATP synthase subunit B', translated as MASSTTTAASKAAEASEGGLPQLDFSTFGNQIFWLLVTLIAIYLILSKLALPRIAAVLAERQGTISHDVAMAEELKEKAVSAEAAYNKALNDARSEAARIVEATKAEIKEELDAAIATADAQISEKAKAGEEAIAEIRSNALASVKEVAAATTADLVVALGGKSDTKAVTAAVKQEMKG; from the coding sequence ATGGCATCATCTACCACCACTGCCGCATCCAAAGCTGCCGAGGCATCCGAGGGCGGTTTGCCCCAATTGGATTTCTCAACATTTGGAAACCAGATTTTTTGGCTTCTGGTCACTTTAATTGCCATTTATCTGATTCTATCAAAGCTTGCTTTGCCACGGATCGCGGCCGTATTGGCCGAACGCCAAGGAACGATCAGCCACGACGTTGCGATGGCAGAGGAACTAAAAGAAAAAGCAGTCTCAGCCGAAGCCGCCTATAACAAAGCGCTGAATGATGCGCGCTCTGAGGCAGCGCGGATTGTTGAGGCAACCAAAGCCGAAATCAAAGAAGAGCTTGATGCGGCGATTGCCACGGCCGATGCGCAAATTTCGGAAAAGGCAAAAGCCGGTGAAGAGGCGATCGCCGAAATTCGCAGCAATGCCCTTGCCAGCGTCAAGGAAGTCGCCGCGGCAACGACCGCCGATTTGGTCGTGGCATTGGGCGGCAAGAGCGATACGAAAGCCGTTACTGCTGCTGTGAAGCAAGAGATGAAGGGTTAA
- a CDS encoding F0F1 ATP synthase subunit A: protein MASEAQSEGSGLAFHPMDQFIVQPLFAGNEVHWYTITNVTLWMALTVVAVLAIMVFGTSHRGIIPSRSQSIGELVYGFIYKMVEDVAGKDAVGYFPYIMTLFMFILCANFLGLLPMSFTTTSHIAVTAVMAMAVFLAVTIIGFAKNGASFLSLFWISSAPLPLRPILALIEVISYFVRPVSHSIRLAGNMMAGHAVIKVFAAFAGIAAIAPLSVLAISTIYALEVLVSFIQAYVFAILTCVYLKDALHPHH from the coding sequence GTGGCAAGCGAAGCGCAAAGTGAAGGCTCTGGTCTGGCGTTCCATCCGATGGATCAGTTTATTGTGCAACCATTGTTTGCGGGCAATGAGGTGCATTGGTACACGATCACAAACGTAACCTTATGGATGGCTTTGACCGTGGTTGCAGTTTTGGCGATTATGGTTTTTGGCACCTCGCATCGCGGAATCATTCCCAGCCGTAGTCAGTCGATCGGTGAGTTGGTTTACGGATTTATTTACAAGATGGTTGAGGATGTCGCCGGAAAAGACGCGGTTGGATATTTTCCCTATATCATGACGCTATTTATGTTTATCCTGTGCGCCAACTTTTTGGGGCTGTTGCCGATGTCCTTTACCACCACATCGCACATCGCGGTGACGGCGGTGATGGCGATGGCGGTATTTTTGGCGGTAACCATCATTGGGTTTGCCAAAAATGGGGCTTCTTTCTTGTCGCTGTTTTGGATTTCTTCGGCGCCTTTACCACTGCGGCCAATTTTGGCTTTGATCGAAGTCATTTCTTACTTTGTACGCCCCGTAAGTCATTCAATCAGGCTTGCTGGTAATATGATGGCGGGCCACGCTGTGATTAAGGTGTTTGCAGCATTTGCAGGCATCGCCGCGATCGCGCCGCTATCTGTCCTTGCAATTTCGACCATTTACGCGCTCGAGGTTTTGGTTTCGTTCATCCAGGCCTATGTGTTCGCTATTTTGACGTGCGTTTATCTGAAGGACGCACTTCACCCTCATCATTAA
- a CDS encoding 4Fe-4S dicluster domain-containing protein produces the protein MTTLPTQTNRKLGLVIDLDTCVGCHACVISCKGWNTENYGAPLSDQDAYGGNPSGTFLNRVHSYEMQPEQGGAAQLVHFPKSCLHCEDAPCVTVCPTGASYKRVEDGIVLVNESDCIGCGLCAWACPYGARELDAAAGVMKKCTLCVDRIYNENLPEEDREPACVRTCPAGARHFGDFADPDSHVSQLSAARGGMDLMPEQGTKPVNKYLPPRPKDTMDEIDILAPFLEPVAEETTGFMAWLDKTLEKI, from the coding sequence ATGACAACCTTACCCACGCAAACCAACCGCAAGCTGGGGCTTGTGATTGATCTTGATACATGTGTTGGCTGCCATGCCTGCGTGATCAGCTGCAAAGGCTGGAACACTGAAAATTATGGCGCCCCGCTCAGCGATCAAGATGCCTATGGCGGCAATCCAAGCGGTACCTTTTTGAACCGCGTACACAGCTATGAAATGCAACCCGAACAGGGCGGCGCGGCGCAATTGGTACATTTTCCAAAATCCTGCCTGCATTGCGAAGACGCCCCATGCGTTACCGTCTGCCCGACAGGCGCCAGCTACAAGCGCGTTGAAGACGGCATTGTCTTGGTGAATGAAAGTGATTGTATCGGCTGTGGCCTATGCGCCTGGGCCTGCCCCTATGGCGCGCGCGAATTGGATGCGGCTGCCGGCGTCATGAAGAAATGTACGCTCTGCGTGGATCGGATTTATAATGAAAACCTACCCGAAGAAGATCGCGAACCCGCTTGCGTGCGCACCTGCCCTGCAGGCGCCCGCCATTTTGGTGATTTCGCCGATCCCGACAGCCATGTAAGCCAGCTAAGCGCAGCGCGCGGCGGTATGGATTTAATGCCCGAACAAGGGACAAAACCGGTGAATAAATATCTGCCACCGCGGCCAAAAGATACGATGGATGAAATTGATATTTTGGCCCCGTTCTTAGAGCCCGTGGCCGAAGAGACCACGGGGTTTATGGCTTGGCTCGATAAAACTTTGGAGAAAATCTAA
- a CDS encoding AtpZ/AtpI family protein, with protein sequence MTGPDDRNPLEALTARIEAAKSGAKPEEKAEDHHKAAQLAWRMVIELVAGLGIGFGIGYGLDVLFGTIPVFLVAFTMLGFIAGVRTMLRSAKEIQEKQMAELAKDEEED encoded by the coding sequence GTGACTGGCCCCGATGATAGGAATCCGCTTGAAGCGCTAACGGCGCGTATCGAAGCGGCAAAATCGGGGGCTAAACCAGAGGAAAAGGCAGAAGATCATCACAAAGCTGCGCAACTAGCATGGCGAATGGTGATTGAGTTGGTGGCCGGTCTTGGGATTGGTTTTGGCATTGGATACGGTTTGGATGTTCTATTTGGAACGATACCCGTATTCTTAGTTGCCTTTACGATGTTGGGTTTCATAGCAGGCGTGCGCACTATGTTGCGGTCTGCAAAAGAAATCCAGGAAAAGCAGATGGCCGAATTGGCCAAGGATGAAGAAGAGGATTGA
- a CDS encoding F0F1 ATP synthase subunit B, whose protein sequence is MRYITPLLFAVLSSPAWAASGPFVSLKNTNFIVLLAFILFIAALIYLKVPAMIGKLLDQRAEGIQADLDQARLLREEAQGILAEYERKQKEVQEQADRIVEAARAEAASAAEQGKADLQASIERRLAAAEDRITSAQAAAEREVRDQAVSVAIAAARGLIAEQMSAAQANKLIDGSIAEVGQKLH, encoded by the coding sequence ATGCGTTATATTACACCTCTTCTCTTTGCGGTTTTATCGAGCCCAGCTTGGGCTGCCTCTGGCCCGTTTGTGTCGCTGAAAAATACCAATTTCATCGTTTTATTGGCGTTTATTCTGTTCATTGCGGCGTTGATTTATCTCAAAGTGCCCGCGATGATCGGGAAATTGCTGGATCAACGCGCCGAAGGCATTCAAGCTGACTTGGATCAAGCGCGTCTTTTGCGCGAAGAAGCCCAAGGAATTTTGGCCGAATATGAGCGGAAGCAAAAAGAGGTTCAAGAACAGGCTGATCGTATTGTAGAGGCAGCCCGGGCAGAAGCTGCAAGCGCCGCTGAACAAGGCAAAGCGGACCTGCAAGCGTCAATTGAACGGCGTCTGGCCGCTGCTGAGGATCGGATCACGTCTGCGCAGGCTGCGGCCGAGCGAGAAGTGCGCGATCAAGCGGTCAGCGTGGCAATTGCGGCGGCGCGTGGCTTGATTGCCGAGCAGATGAGCGCGGCGCAAGCGAACAAATTGATCGATGGGTCGATTGCGGAAGTCGGACAAAAGCTTCACTGA